In Ornithodoros turicata isolate Travis chromosome 1, ASM3712646v1, whole genome shotgun sequence, the DNA window AAAGCTATCGTTAACGAAATGGCTATATAAAAAGTTCTTAATTAGTTCTCCTTGTTCAGTTTTGCAGCAAAACCCTAATTTATATTCACTTGAGTTCAAatgagtaataataataattcaattcaattcaattcaattcaatgttTATTTACACTTGTGGCAAGTTACAGGGAATAATAACAGTCCTGCCTAAGCCCGAGGGAGCTTGTGAGCAGGGACTGGAGTCAGCAGCGGTACGCGTCAATACCCACAAGATAACGGGAAAAGGTGCTAAACGGAAGTCATGgagaagaaaaatacagaggGAAAAGGCACAGTAAATTACAACTGGTAATAGACGCTTTAACAGACGCTTTAGCTGTGATTTTGTACTTACTGTTACAATCTCTGGAGGTAGGTGATTAAAAATATAGGGGACGTAATAGCATCGACAAAATGTTCCATAACGAGTGAAGCTCGACGGTACTATGTATGGACTCTTTAGATGCCTAAGTTCGCGCCGTGCAATATTGGCCTGCTTATACACATTAGACCAGAAATATTTCAACACTACCGTGTACATGAAGATATTGTCGAAACGAGGAAGTTTAGTGGTACGAAAAAGGTCTATCAGTGGAAATTGCTGAGCTATAGTTTACGCTCTTTAAACAGCTATTCAGAATGGAGTTAATGGAGTTAATTCACTGCAATGACTGAAGGCAGTAATACCGTATCGTAGTACACTGTAGCCCAAGCTTTCGAGGATAGTTCTCTTGACCTTCACTGGGACAATACAGCGTAGGCGAAACAAAATACAAGATACTTTTCTGACCCTTGCGCAAATGTAAGACAGGTGATCGTTCCAGGACATATCATTAGTGAATATGATTCCCAGGTATTTAACAGAGGTACTGTACTCAATGGGATTACAAACACAGTTGTTACATGTGGATGAATGCAGAACTACTGGGAGACAGGAGGTCACACGTTTAAGTGGATTATGAAAAGAGATCAGTTGTGTCTTTCTTTGATTAATGTAAATTTGATTTTCGTGAAACCAATCATAAACGGAAAAGGCATCCGTCTGCAAGATTCTGATGGATTCCGCGTCATTAACATGAACAGAGGCAATGAGAGTATCATCTGCGTATTGAAATAATTGGCAGTTAGAAATCACACCGTTGAGGTCATTAATATATAAATTAAATAGCAAAGGAGCCAAGACAGAACCCTGAGGCACCCCAGATTGAATCTCAACAGACGGGCTATGTTGACCACACACAGACACATGCTGGGTCCTCCTATGAAGGAAGTTGCACAACCATTTATAAATTGGACCGCGAAAACCGTATGCATATAATTTCTGAAGTAGTATTGAGTGGGAAACAGTGTCAAATGCCTTGGATAGATCAAGAAATAAGCAGGTAACAAATATGTTTGTGTCGAACGAGTGGTAGATCAAGTCTACAAAGTCCTCAAGAAGCTGCTGAGTCCCTCTGCCTTGTGTGAAGCCGTATTGTGTTAACCTTATGATGTTGTTTTTTTCCAAGAAATGAGACATGActgtgtgaacatatttttccaTAATGACGGTCAGAATTGAGAGCAACGATATTGTTCGGTAGTTCTCAACCTTGTTTTTCTGCCCATTCTTAAAGATTGGCCTCACTGTAGCCATTTTGAGTGCGTCAGGTATAACACCGGATGCAAATATTCCGTTAAGAATACGTAGTAAGCTGTTACATATGAGACAATAGTTGCGCTTGATATCGCCCGCCTGTATTTGAtcatcaataataataataataataataataataataataataataataataataataataataatgataataatgttttattggtgcccaagaacgaaATATCCGAACCAATTTGTTTGCCAGGAGGTAACTCGTGTTTAAAAAGTACGCGTTGGTTACCATTACAATGAATGAACACTGACACTGACATGTGCTCCAAAATGCGTACTAGTGATACctattgaacaataaatgagTCTGACAGAGAACCCTGTCATTAATGCATAAGACCTGTTGGGTAGTTGGTACAAACCCATAATGAAGGTAGGAGAAATACAAATAACCAAACTACTTACCACAGACATCCGCAGCTTTCACCCCTTTTACTGGGACATCACATGAAGCGATGCAGCTTTGAGTGTATCCAGTCACGTGATGTCCTAGTAAAGGGGTTGAAAGTTGCTGCTGTCTGCGGTgtgttctttgtttttgtttccgtcGCCTTCATTACGAGATTCCTGTCATAATTCCTGCCGTTATTGAGGCCCTATACCACCACAGCTAAAACGTCCAGTGACTTTCCAAAGAAGACGTCCATGAAGATATCTTGTGGACGCGGCATGAAAACATCGAGTAACACATTCCCTACGACAACACGTGGATCATAATGGACGTCCAAAGGATGACATCAATGTCCCAGCAACGATGTCTTTAAAACACCCTGAGGAGATCTATGGTTTACGTGGTTGTAGCTCCCGAACCTCACTCACAATGTACTGACAACGCGGTACGGTGCCATATGTACGAAATACCAAAAGTAATTATGTTCGCAATATGTGTTATTACAGTTcccaatattttttttacaaagagTGTTAGTATGTTCTGATTTGTTAGTACGTATACAGCTTTCGCCTGAATATTGCGTGCAATGTGTATCTTCTGGGAACCGCGGCCCACAAACCCTGGGTGGTTCCGTATTCAACACGCCGTAACACCGAAGAACACGAACAGAGCAATTGAACAGAAGATGAGTTATTTCCTTACATTTTCCAAAGCAGTGCAGCAACGTTCCGCCTCTCGACCCAGAGAAGGAAAAAATGCCCCCAACTGCCTTCTGCCGTTGCTTAAATAACGTATCGGAAATAGGAGAGTCTCCTCCTATCACACAAACCTTGCACATGCGTCCGTTAATCCGAGGCGGATGCCCAcaatctaaacaggtagcgtaaaTCCCATGGGCCCCTGAGTCTCCAGTATGATGCTTCGAtagagaccgtcagcgccatccatccgttgcgcgcaCTACTtggattgtaaataaatgacgtcagaggtgAATCTTTGGTGGGGGACTTCCATAACGGAATATTTGGCTGTCTTAGATGTTGTCATTTCGTCAGCATTTGTGAGGGTCTGGTATTCCAAGGAAAGAGGAAATAGAGGGGCGAAATCATTCCCGTGCTCGTTATTTGCACAGAACACCACCCCCGCATTATAGTTCGAGCAGTAGTCGATCAGGAAGGATCTTGCTCAGCATCATTGCATATGCCCCCTCCAGTTCGTCGTCCTTGAGAGGAATTCAGAATGTATCCCTCTGACGCTCTCGATGCTAACGCGTAGACGCTCCAACAGGCCTCTGAAGGTCGAACGGGTCACACGAGCGCTGCTCAGTGGTGTCCCATAGTCTCCTACAAGCATCGCGGCTTGTCTACAAAGAGATAAGCCGCGATGCTTGTATCTCGTTGTTCGCAGGGTTGTTCATTGTTCACACTTACAGGGTGCTCACAGGGTGTATAGTCATGAGTATATCACTGTATGCAAAGAATCCTTTAATCTATTACCTTTCCCGCCCTGCCTTTGCCGCAGCGATGTGTTTCCCAGATCTTGGAGCCACGTCGTTAGACCACGTGCGTTTCCCGAACGTCAGTCATGTATATTTTCGATAACAATGATCGTTAGACATTGCACATCCCcctcccctaaaaaaaaaaaagaagataaataATGGGAAGAAGTTCCCAACACCCCATGAGTGAGAAGGAAGGCATTGCCGCATAGCACCTATTTATTGCCTGTCGTTGTGCCTCGATGCTTAACTATTGAAAATATCAAGAAAATAAAACTGATAATGATCATTTATAATGGTAAGTTAACCCTGCAGATATCATAACCGGCCGTAAAAGCCGCTTGTTCCCACCGACATCACAAAGATGAATGTTGACGAAGTCCATATGGGATGTATTATATGGCCAGTGCTCTTGCTCTTGTAGAAATCACAGTGCCCCATCGACGTTCCACACATTACCGCCATCAGCTTCTTCCTCTGTGCAATGAAAGACGCAGCAATCTCATCACTGCATCCTTTCCTTTTTAGCACTTCGGGAACACAGTGCTTGCTGTATTCCATGGAACTGGAAAAGATGACATTCAAATGCATGCAGACTCTGACATAGCCTTTGATCCGATGTAACGGGAAAATCAGCGTCAGTTGTGCGTGTGGCGAAATGAGGCCGGATTAAGGTGTGTAGAAAAATGTGGGACCAGTTTGCAGTTACATCATTGGCCCAATATTTGCAAGATTGGTTTCCACTACTGGTGTGATGTTTGagagcatagattgagaagttacccgtcaaaaaaaaaaagaaggctcgttccaagttaagtcaataacgaagttcttcagccggAAGCGTAACTAGCGTAACCGTAAGCTACTGAGCTacgtaaaaaaaataacgagttaCTTCGCATTACGCACgtgcagcgcgcatgagcagCTGAGTTAAACCGCGAGTTgcttgcggaggagtgcaacccgtggaacccaaccctctccttccgatttgtttcggttctAGTTTGTCCACCAatatcatgatgacgtttctctggacattttgcatcttactccctgtaaCCGCAGAATGgtccagcttcatttcaatggcagccgttattacttcctgaacagaatactatCATTGATTGAATGTCACGTTTCATGGCAAacaatgccatgaaggaaccggagaggaagcaaaaaaagtatctggacgtgagtgaaaagcgagttaaaagtaacttggaacttaacttagcCTACTGTGGCAAGGTTACCTGAAAAAgcaacgagttcctctgaaagttaccactgcgcaaaagtaccgagttcaattacaagttaccaaaaaaaaaggaacttagttacagtaaatGTATGCCAAGATGCCATTAGATGCATTCCATTCCTCAAATCAAAGGAGTTACTTGTAACTCGTTACCTGGAACTCTGAGAGTAATTGGTCCACTTCCTTTATCATGACTGCCGGACTGCACAAGTAGAAAACCACATACCAGCACTGTTGCTTGCGCATCTCGTTGCTCTTGTCTTCATTGGGTTTTAGAGTACTAGCGTCGTGCTCCTGCGTGTATTTTGTGCCGCACTCAGTGTCGGCGTCGGTCACTGTTTTCTCGTTGCACTTCGGTGCAGTCCCACCTGAAACAGAACATACGAATATATGTATAGTATGTatagtatgtatgtatgtatagtatgtatgtatgtatgtatatagtTTAGAGGAGAATTTAGCATGACAATATGCTGTGGGGCATTAACGACATGTCTGCTAAGTGTCTCATACGATGTTGTGCTTTTCGTTTTAAATTCTGATCGGGGCGGCAGCACTAATCGCGGCGCCCATTCCTTAAATCGCGTTTTTGTGAATatatggtgggaatgtggggaaggAAGTGTGTCCAGCTACAGTACCAGTCAAAGCTGCGATCGTTGAACGATCTTAAAAAACTTGCAGACACAAAGGGCgcactttgtttgtcttgttttccaGCGACGAATACGAGAAGAGCCGCGTCATGTTGCACTACATTGTGAGCAGCGCGAAACCTGTTTATCGCCTCACGTGAGCCAGCGGCACTCTTTGTGACACCGATACGTACATACGATAAGATAAGCAAGGGCTATGAGACACGATCGCATTCTCGTTATGATGATTATGAGCGTCTTGCTTTATATCCTTTGTTTGCACCTTTGTTTCATGCCTCAAGCCAACAGAACACAATGAATAGCTGTCAAAGAGGAGCATCCCTCGAATTTTTCGTAACGAATGAGAGCACTTTTAACGTTCGACGTCACAGTCAATGAGGTGTGCCTCGTGAGACGAGCGCGCTAAGCCTCCGCCACGGGAGCGATTCTATCAATTGAATTGTGCTGTAACAATATATTGTTCGGCAAGAATATTTTTCGAGAATGATTTTTACATATGTGCTTGACAAATTAAAACCAACTTTTTCATATAGTGAAATTTcttttccatgctcctttaacactGGTGTTACCAACCGGGCTGTGGCCAATGAAGCAATGAAGTGCGCATTATGCCACGATATTCTTCTCACTGTTGTACTTACAGTTCCACTTGGAAGTTCCACATTCATCGCGTACTTGCTCGAGGAAGATCTCAATAAAATCTGGATCGCTGCATCCGTCAAGTTTGAGAATTCGTGGAACACAAACCTTGTTGTATTCCATTTGACtgaaaaaaaggttgaaaatgAGGTAGACAACGTAAATAGACTGGCAAATAGGAGGTAAATTAGAAACGCTTGACATACTGAGGTTTAATAAATTGTCACGTGGTCGTTCTTAGAATAGAGCCCGTGGCAATTCAGGGAGAGTGCGCGTACCGTGGCAGTATTCGACTCGTGTGATTTCAGTGGAACAATGTTCTGTGTGTATGACACTGGAGTAGGCATCTCTCAAAGATTATCGTGCCAGAAAGGAGTCGAAGGGCGGTGTCTAGCTGCTGCATGATTGCGAGAGGGCAATACCGCAGACAGGTAGTGGACATAGTCTTTTCTGAAACGCAGCAAAGTTGAATAGACGGCCAACTCATATCTATTCAAATACCTCCGAAGCGGCTGAAGATGAATAAGAGAAGGATTGCATTACCGCGTGAACAGTTTACTTGAGGGGTCCCCGCAAGTGGCCCTTTCTTTGCACGAAATAAGAGTTCACGAATATGTGTGTATAATGCCTCACTATCTTACAGCTGTGTTCATTACTTTGGTTCACGTCAGTCAAACCGGCGTATGAGAAAGCTTTCAGGAGGTTATAGCAAGCACTCTGTGGTCAAAACATTTGCATATAATAATGGATGCGATGTCGTAAACACCGTAGCAAAGCTGCCCGTTAATCTCGGTCTAAacccaagaacacactgtcatcccaatGATGTTCTAAGAGAACCATGTATGAACAGGTGTGGCACACGCAAGAAAGTCAAATCTGATCCTCAATTCATGCGTCCTCATCGTCACTGTGGGGCACTATATGGTGCActcaggatgtcctcagaaCTCGATTAAGGACAACTTTAGGACAGTGTGATGATGCATTAGAGACGTAATCTAGTTTCGTTTAATTGCACGttatttgcttcttcctttcctttacGAAAAATGGTAACTGATACGAAACTACACGAGCTGTCCCGATGTGTTCTGTTTTACTGATTCCACTCATTTTGGTAAACAGGCGCAATTTACCTGTCCATTTCCTGTACATCCTATGACGGGCAACGAGCCCGGCGGTTTCGAAAGAAAGCATAGAGAAATATAAATTGTCAAATACGGAGAAAAATGTTATGAGGAGCACTAAGTTCGAGAACCCCACTTCCAAAGGTATATTAGAATTCCGTTCTGAAGATAAAACACATATATACTACAGGTACTGTTACtaaattttttttgcttgttacGCAGCCTTTcgtaaattcgagagtcctgctcgcctccgACACAAAGCGAAGTGTGCGCTGTCGAAGTTTATTTCAATTACGCAAACGATCGAACAATACACAAGCGAGGAATTGCTTGAAGCATTAACTACCCTTCGATGCAAAGTCTGTTTCTTAGTGACACTGGCTCGATACAGTCGGGTAAGACATTTGAAAGTCAGCAGAACAGTCAGCAGTGTGACAGGATCGTTTCTCTCACGTTTCTAACTTTTTCCGTGATAAATTCTCAATGTATCATAGAACGTTTTTAGGCAGATAAATTCTACCCAGGGCACTCGCCCCTAGGATTGCCGTAGAAAACGAAATAAATGTGTTACTCAATGTTTCGGGTTTTTTAGCAGGTAAACTGAAGAAACAATATTTCTCATCCTGCTAGCTCCCCGGGGAACAGCCGCAGGACGTACCTGATGACTCTTCACGAACAAtccgcgagtgtcatcctcaggatgTTCTGGGATGCATATCGAAGGACAAGAACACGATGATACTGTGAGGGATCGATTGACCCTGTGCGTTTGTGGGGAAATGATTGAATGGTCGTTTTTATTCCCCCATGGCTATGGACCTACAACACGCATGAACCTTTCGCGTCGTCCGTAGTCCCTTAAATATCGTGTCAATTATGAGGACGCTGACAAGTAGGACAGTCCCTCTTCGACATATCAGCACATGACTATGTGAGGCATCATCCTTCATGCTTCCATTCCGGTTCGCTTCAGTTTCTATCCTTCTACATTTGGACATGAATATTGTGTTCTCCAATCTCCAATGTGTTCTCCAATGAGCAAACTCCATAGGTTTTCTTCACTTTTTCAAACTGCAAATCAGCGCGACACGCTTGTCTCCTGTAACCAAGGCGTTGTCTATTGTAATCCGTTTGAGCGTGGCTTGTGTTATATGGGCTAGAAGGGACGGTATCTTAATGACCGTATTCGTAATCAGCAGCTTAACACCGACAGAAGCCTAGTGAACTTGTCCTGCATCTCAGTGAATGCAACAATTCTAAACCTCTTTTCTGTGAAACCCGTATTTTCTACAAAGAGAGGGCCTCTTGGCGGACAATCCTCAGGGATACTATGGCAATAACCATACGTAGTAATTGCGTAAGCAGTCCTTCTACTTGTTTGTCACGTATTAAACCTTGACATGTTTGAGAAAAGTGCCTGCGTGTTTGTGTGTCGCCTGCGTCTCTCATGCACAATTGGGAAAAGCTCAGTCCAATTCATGCCTCCCATGGTCTTCTCAAGTTTCTCGGTTACCAGTCGTTCATTCAAATACGAGGTGTAGTGCAACGCGCTCTCGCAGTGAGTGGAACGGGGTGAGAACAGCTTTGATCCCCATATTCATTATCACAACGCGGCTGCGCAACCTTAACGTCCGCTTGCACGTGGAACAGCGCTTACCAGCATTGTAGTCTGTGCACCTCAGCAGGGCTCAGATCCCTAGGTTTTAGGGCTGCACGACGTTTTGGAGCTATGGTTCCGTGCTCATCCGCATATTTGTAATCGCAAATTTTCCTCGCGTTGGATAGTTGTTCGTCATCGCACTGTGGTGCAGGGACGCCTGAAAACGAAATATGTGGTATAAGCAGAGTGTCCCAACAAACACGCGTCAGGAATGTAAAAAACAGTCTGTTCTTCCTAGACCGTTCTCTGTCCCAAACATCAGTGGCCCTCTTCCTCGCAGGATTTTCTAAAATTCTTTGTGGATCCCTCAAAAACGTTTTAGTCAACCTTACGTCAACTGGGGGCTGGTGAAAGGGAAGCTTCCGTAGATCTGGGACCAATAGGAGGAGACATCGTCCCCCCGTTCACTTCCCTGTTCTCTCAAGTATATTGGCATTCGTTCTCAATCTTGGAACGTCAGGCGTCGATTGGAATTGGCGAAGAGCGTGTATCTTATGCCAGTGGGGCATCGCCATGTAAAAGTGCTAACACCGAGGACAACAATACAAGCAGCAGAGACAGCTAGCGAACctaacaacttttttttttacacgggAGCGACACGCTAACAAGACCTCGGaaactacagggtgttaccctataaaagtctacccgcgccggcactTGACGCTTGGCAAATACACAATGCAGACTCAACATTGTACTGCCTGCATGTAAAGCTCTTAGGGACAATCAACCATGCTAAATTTCCTCGCGATTGAGCCCCGCTATGAGAAGTTATTACGCGAAATGTgcgattcccgtagtcaaaacaaccaagatggcggtgttgtgAAGAGCACTTCGGATGTTGCTaacgctgctccccagacggcgacgaGTCGCACAACATCACGCAGCGACCCATTTGGAACTGCGGTTCCCCATAACCTGCGTGTTTCGATTTCGCTTCCGTGTTTGGAAAGCATTATGTGCAAGTTAACCTTTTTGCCTTCAACTTTGCCTTGAACAAATGGCCGGCgtaattagcagacgacaaccaaaACAGTTGTCTGCTTACTGAAAGACAGCGAAATAACGTAAAAGCTGCCCTCGCCAACAATACAGATTTACAGAAAGTTTTAAAAACTAACGTGCCGCGAACATAGCGTAATTTTCTACCTGTTAGTTAATCCTTCCAGATCAAATATTTGTAATGGATTCCGCGGTAAAGTTTGCTTGGCTTGCAGTACGGAGGACACGCCTCTGCCAAAGCGACtcgtcgccgtctggggagcagcatctTAACTGCCCTATGACAAACCGTCATCTtggttgttttgactacgggaatcaCACGTTTCGCGTAATAACTTCTCATAGCGGGGCTCAATCACGTGGAAATTTAGCATGGTTCATTGTCCCTAAGAGCTTTACATGCAGGCCGTACAATGTTGCGTCTGCATTGTGTATTTGCAAAGCATGGagtgccggcgcgggtagacttttatagggtaacaccctgtacatcccTCTGCTCCAAACTCCAAAGGCCGAAGCGCGTGGGCCTTTTCTTCCCGCACCAAAACGCCGCACAGTCGTGGGCCCTTGACGACGTCATGGTCATGACCGTGGCGTTTGCGACtgcccgaaacgcatgggatgTCTATAGAGCAAGAGATCCGGCGTGCAACGGGTACCAGGTCTTTTTTTAATACTGTCTACGTTTATAATTTTATATTACGTGCCCCAGCAAGAACGGATGTCGCCTAGACAACTCGAGAATTAATATTTCTTTGCCTCCAGCGGCCGACTTCGTCATGAGCAATCACTGGTCGGAATGGGGCAAAAGTGTGCAGAGAGAAGTCTCGCCTGGGTGTGCCTGGTCCAGCAGCCTAAGATGCCTTCTGTGACCTAACTGTCCTACATTCGCTTGTCCTGGTTCCTTCCTGTCTTAGGTTGGTCATTTTAAttccttttcctcctctttttcttaCCAGTCACCCTGATAGGCACGTGAGTTGTCTCGTGAAAATTAAACTTCTGCTGGTTTGAGTCCCTCTAGTTGTGTTCAGTCTCGCACTTTTTTGATATTACGCACAGAAAATTTTCTGTGAAATTTTCGCTGACTCCTGACTGCTTGCTGCAGAAcaagagatgcaaaattttcggACATTTTGAAGCGctcaaggaaaaaagaaagcatttttctgttttttttttcagaaaaattTGAGAatatggaaacaaacgcggttactgctgagtcgaagcattgccgtcCAAagcacagcatacaatgagctactgctcatcctctaggcataaatgctgAGCAGATCATCCCATGGgacagcgataggtaattagaacatCGTGTCGACTCCGACTAGAATTCCGACATTATGCGatcgcgatggcgatcgctcgaagcggccagacggagcactaagttggtggttgttggcggattagaggtgCCTAAGGCATTGTTGGCGGCTAGGAACCCATCAGAGGGACGAACATTCACGTTTTTCAATTTTGTCGCCGGGAAATTctgggctatttttccggagactaggaaaataaaaaaaacggtTTATTCCTCAAAATTTCCGTTTTtcccggggcttcgcatctctatgCAGAACGTCACTTTCAATAACACCCACCTGTACAGTCCAACTTGGATGTTCCACACTCAGTTCGTATTTGCTCGAAGAACATCTCAAGAAAATCTGGATCACTACATACGAACTCTTCTTGGAGTATTTTCGGAACACAATCCTTGTTGTATTGCATTAGACTGGAAAGAGTTACATGCAAAGACGTGGTAAATTGCAGATATTCGTAACGTACTGAGGGCTAAGAAATTGTCACATGGCCATTGATTGGGCCTCTTAGAATAAGCAAGAAGGCGCGCTGCGCGGAAGAGGTGAAAAAAATCGTCTCTCTCCGCATTGACTACGTTAAACGTAAAACCTGATAATTCACGGTAATGTCAGTGTGTGTGGCGCCAGGTTTCCACCCCCTACTCATGGGATTTCCGGTTAGCGATATTACGTTAGTACCACATAAGAGTGGCTTTCTCATAAATTATTGTGCCTGAAAGAAGTAGCAGGGCGGTGACTATCTGGTGCACGACAGCGACAGGACTCTCTGAGATATGGAGTAGACATAGACACACAGAAAAGTTCTCTCTTACACAGCAAAAAGGTAAATTGACGACGAACTCGTACACATTGAAAAACCTCCGAAGCGGGGGAACACGAATAAGAGGGGGACTGCTTACGGAGTTGtcacgtgtttttcttttttcttttgaggGGTCACTCTCGAGCGGCCCTGTGTTTGCACAAAAGAGATGTTCATGAATATCTGTCTATAACGCATGAATATCCACGTGTTGTATTAATTACGTTGGTTGTAGTCTGTCATGTCATGTAGTCTGTCAAACCAGTGTATGAGTTTTTGTTTCAGTAGGCTCTAGCGAGGATCTTACGATCTAAGTATGTGGACATCACAGTGGAGGTAATCCCCCCTCGCCCCACGCTGGCCCATTGACCTCGCTCGTAAAAGACTGAATGGACATTTTCTTCCCCCGTGCCCTCAATCCggatgaacctttaacacgtcaacCATAACCCTTTGAATATCATGCCAATGTACGATTCCCAGAAAAACAGTCTCTGAACTCTTCCTGAGGAACTTTCTTTACTTCCTTGCCGGTAGATTGAATTTTCAGTCATTCTATATTTGGACTTCAAGATTGTGTTCTCGAGTGTTTTAAAGTTGAGCAAACTGTTTTCTTCAGTTTTACATGTCTCTACTGTAAATTAGCGCAAACCGCTTGTCTTATGTAACCATTTTCGTTGATTATGGTATCCCGTTTGTGCGTGGTTTGTGTTATTTAGGCTAGAAGGGACGGTGTCCGAATGACCATCTCCGTAAACACCAGCTTAACACTGAAAGAAGCCATGTTCTCAGCGAGCTTGTCCGGCATGAAAcgtgaaggatgaaagtcactgaaaagcttagccagctgtaggactcgaacccacaccttctgcaTCTCTGTGACTGAAGCAACCGTAAATCCCTTTTCTGAGAAACCCGTATTTTGTGCAAAC includes these proteins:
- the LOC135377155 gene encoding uncharacterized protein LOC135377155 isoform X3; this translates as MKQVILALVSLCFFGPFAATCDSTTISEANIDCYKRFEKEHGGIPRKPNDPIEPTGNIRLLCCMLKYNKYCVPKLLEDKGCHPAAALQSATEIETRLESCPTPNPICVPPPQCKRSLPDAKLICEYRYKNEHGTTAPKRRADLQPRDQGRNKVYKKRCCLMQYNKDCVPKILQEEFVCSDPDFLEMFFEQIRTECGTSKLDCTGVPAPQCDDEQLSNARKICDYKYADEHGTIAPKRRAALKPRDLSPAEVHRLQCCQMEYNKVCVPRILKLDGCSDPDFIEIFLEQVRDECGTSKWNCGTAPKCNEKTVTDADTECGTKYTQEHDASTLKPNEDKSNEMRKQQCCSMEYSKHCVPEVLKRKGCSDEIAASFIAQRKKLMAVMCGTSMGHCDFYKSKSTGHIIHPIWTSSTFIFVMSVGTSGFYGRL
- the LOC135377155 gene encoding uncharacterized protein LOC135377155 isoform X1 — encoded protein: MKQVILALVSLCFFDFIAPQCEKENMAQIFSEADAECNARYRQQYGLTTDLVPATTICCMLEYGKDCVPLRLREKQCDQQIFTHFKEIRSKQIVAECASLNFNCPFAATCDSTTISEANIDCYKRFEKEHGGIPRKPNDPIEPTGNIRLLCCMLKYNKYCVPKLLEDKGCHPAAALQSATEIETRLESCPTPNPICVPPPQCKRSLPDAKLICEYRYKNEHGTTAPKRRADLQPRDQGRNKVYKKRCCLMQYNKDCVPKILQEEFVCSDPDFLEMFFEQIRTECGTSKLDCTGVPAPQCDDEQLSNARKICDYKYADEHGTIAPKRRAALKPRDLSPAEVHRLQCCQMEYNKVCVPRILKLDGCSDPDFIEIFLEQVRDECGTSKWNCGTAPKCNEKTVTDADTECGTKYTQEHDASTLKPNEDKSNEMRKQQCCSMEYSKHCVPEVLKRKGCSDEIAASFIAQRKKLMAVMCGTSMGHCDFYKSKSTGHIIHPIWTSSTFIFVMSVGTSGFYGRL